A segment of the Pantoea trifolii genome:
TGCACTGGACCAATCAACCTTACAAATGGCACATCAATGATGGCGAAGAAGTATTTGTGGTGCTGAACGGCGCGGTAGAGATGCATTACCGCGATGCGGGCGAGGTGAAAAAAGTGCTGCTCAATACTGGCGACATTTTTTACGCCAGCATTGGCACCGAGCATGTTGCGCACCCGCAAGGCGAAGCGCGCGTA
Coding sequences within it:
- a CDS encoding cupin domain-containing protein translates to MKTYVSKNFSPAKAWDALDIANFGGTSVRLHWTNQPYKWHINDGEEVFVVLNGAVEMHYRDAGEVKKVLLNTGDIFYASIGTEHVAHPQGEARVLVIEKEGSV